From Tachypleus tridentatus isolate NWPU-2018 chromosome 8, ASM421037v1, whole genome shotgun sequence, a single genomic window includes:
- the LOC143258678 gene encoding uncharacterized protein LOC143258678 isoform X1, translating into MHIPAKKYFNILVVVLKVIACGMKFQYSSIIRFQPKYLTLWLKFWDESQNQTWLPKIDIIAETSLMPSATYVDATHSIVRMLLVFRDLGCNMSIKLHFLNNHLDKFPDNLGAVSDEQGERFHQDLNVMEERWSIKRDCPDEVMVQLYSRINRAVSCLEFTTHE; encoded by the exons ATGCACATCCCAGCAAAGAAGTATTTCAATATCCTGGTGGTAGTTTTAAAAGTAATCGCTTGTGGAATGAAATTTCAGTATTCATCAATCATCAGGTTCCAGCCCAAATACTTGACTTTATGGCTAAAATTCTGGGACGAAAGCCAAA atcaaacatggcttccaaaaatagatatcattgcagaaacaagcctgatgccttctgctacatatgtggatgctacacactcaatcgtcagaatGCTCCTCGtttttcgtgatctcgggtgcaacatgagcatcaagcttcattttttgaacaaccaccttgataagttccctgacaacctgggggctgtgagtgatgaacaaggagaacgattccaccaagacctaaatgtcatggaagaacgctggagcattaaacgagattgtccagatgaagt AATGGTTCAGCTGTATTCTCGAATCAACCGAGCTGTAAGTTGTTTAGAGTTCACAACACATGAGTGA
- the LOC143258678 gene encoding fatty acyl-CoA reductase 1-like isoform X4 translates to MVYYCTSGFQNQLTWGELEFLIFPLIYAHPSKEVFQYPGGSFKSNRLWNEISVFINHQVPAQILDFMAKILGRKPKMVQLYSRINRAVSCLEFTTHE, encoded by the exons ATGGTTTACTATTGTACTTCTGGCTTCCAAAATCAGCTAACATGGGGAGAGCTGGAATTTCTTATTTTTCCTCTTATATATGCACATCCCAGCAAAGAAGTATTTCAATATCCTGGTGGTAGTTTTAAAAGTAATCGCTTGTGGAATGAAATTTCAGTATTCATCAATCATCAGGTTCCAGCCCAAATACTTGACTTTATGGCTAAAATTCTGGGACGAAAGCCAAA AATGGTTCAGCTGTATTCTCGAATCAACCGAGCTGTAAGTTGTTTAGAGTTCACAACACATGAGTGA